One window of the Eucalyptus grandis isolate ANBG69807.140 chromosome 8, ASM1654582v1, whole genome shotgun sequence genome contains the following:
- the LOC120286713 gene encoding uncharacterized protein LOC120286713 gives MFNCKQLKKIPQLPPNMHMLWAKGCRSLQEFPDLSGLSSKLLSVDLSSCRELFRKGANTADVLLPKEHPKLGYYDILLSGREMPEWFLHCKDGSISFMVPRDSHDKFVGLALCLVLGPEEGEVGCGIEILVNGRRVFDLGRQFHFLKSDHVWMTYLPTSGLLCEEGEVLRDDRNHFQVHLEAYKGRLKKCGFRLICEQREDEQRIELQHHQPTETNWPLEERDSDEDNWIDTEDEESSSETDDELIKAIDPENEERSLMSAGKIIVPGRTDACLAQESGCRSCGHWLTKRFLRERGMRF, from the exons atgtttaattgcaagCAGCTAAAAAAGATTCCTCAGCTTCCGCCAAATATGCATATGCTATGGGCAAAGGGATGCAGATCTCTACAAGAATTTCCAGATTTGTCGGGTCTCTCCTCCAAACTCCTCAGTGTTGACTTATCTTCATGTCGTGAATTATTCCGCAAAGGAGCAAACACGGCTGATGTGTTATTACCCAAg GAGCACCCGAAGTTGGGTTACTATGACATTTTGCTGAGTGGAAGAGAGATGCCAGAATGGTTTCTCCACTGTAAAGACGGTTCCATATCTTTTATGGTTCCCAGGGACTCGCATGACAAATTCGTAGGACTAGCACTCTGTTTAGTTCTTGGCCCGGAGGAAGGAGAAGTGGGCTGTGGCATCGAAATTCTTGTCAATGGCCGAAGAGTGTTTGACCTGGGAAGACAATTCCATTTTCTGAAATCCGATCATGTGTGGATGACATATCTCCCAACGAGTGGGCTGCTGTGTGAAGAAGGGGAGGTTCTGCGAGACGATCGGAACCATTTCCAAGTTCACCTCGAAGCATACAAAGGAAGATTGAAGAAGTGCGGATTCCGTCTAATATGCGAGCAACGGGAGGATGAGCAGAGGATCGAGCTCCAACACCATCAGCCGACGGAAACAAATTGGCCTTTGGAGGAAAGAGACTCGGACGAAGACAATTGGATAGACACCGAGGACGAAGAAAGTTCAAGTGAAACAGATGATGAACTAATCAAAGCAATCGACCCAGAAAATGAAGAACGCTCACTTATGTCAGCAGGTAAGATCATCGTGCCTGGACGAACAGATGCTTGTCTCGCTCAGGAAAGTGGCTGTCGAAGTTGTGGGCACTGGCTTACGAAGCGATTCTTGAGGGAGCGAGGTATGAGATTCTGA